GGTCTTGCAGACTTGCGAACCTACGGGCACCCGCACGACACAATCGCTCTCAGCACGCATCTGGCAAGTCAGCACGTACCCTTGGGCGAGTTCTTCTTCGCTCAGGGCGTCTTCGATGAAGTTGTCACCCATGTCGTAACGCCCGGCTTCGGCGAAACATTTGCAGGTCCCGCAGGCGCCATCACGACAGTCCAGCGGGATGTTGATGCCTTGACGATAAGCCGCATCAGCAACGGTTTCGTGCCCCTCGGCCTCGATGAAGCGGGTGATCCCGTCTTCGAAATTCAATGCGATCTGGAAACTCATGTTGCACCTCACTCACAGCGTCGAGCCGACATTCGAATGCGTCGACAGCGCTCGCCGCAGCCTGATCAGATGTGGTAGATGTCGATGACCTGGCGGACATAATCGTTTTTCAGAACAACTTTCTTTGCCTTGATCAGCGGCTGTTCGCCGCGCAGATCGAGGGTGTAGAAACTGCTGCCGAAATAGCTGTCCGTTACCTGGTAGCGAAAGCTCAGGGTGTGCCAGTTGAAGCGCACCACACACTGCCCTTCGGTCTGCTCGACAATTTCAATGTTGCTCAGGTTGTGAGAGGTGCGCGTGTCCGGAATGGTCGCACTCGATCGCTCGGTCTTGATGCGGAATACACGGTCTTCCAGGCCGCCACGATTGCCGTACCAGATCAGCGATATTTCGCTTTGCGGATCTTCGGTGAGCGTGTCGTTGTCGTCCCATGCTGGCATCCAGAAGGTGGCATCAACGGCGTACAGCTCCAGCCATTGATCCCATTGGCCATCGTCCAGGTAGCGAGCTTCGCGATAGAGAAAGTCGCGCACAACTTCATAAGTACTCATTGCACGGCCTCCACCGGGATCAATTCCTGCTCGGCGGACACGGCCTTGAGCATGGTCTCTTGCCAATACTTGTGCTGCAGTACAAATAGGCCCTCGTCTTCGGTGCGTTTGCCGGAGAGCAACGGTTTGAGATCGATCTCCTGCGCTGCGGTGTCTGCGCCCTCTACCCAGTGGTTTGCGCCGCGAGACATGTCATTCCATCCGCGACCAGCGCCGTAACCGGTCTGGCAGGAGCGGAACTCCTCCAAATCGTCCGGCGTTGCCATGCCACTGACGTTGAAGAAGTCTTCGTATTGACGAATACGCTTGGCGCGGGCTTCGGCGCTCTCGCCTTTGGGGGCGATGCAGTAAATAGTGATTTCAGTCTTATCGACCGAGATAGGCCGAGCGATGCGAATCTGCGAGCTGAACTGATCCATCAAATACACGTTCGGGTACAAGCAGAGGTTGCGGGAGTTTTCGATCATCCAATCGGCGCGAGCCTGCCCGAAGTCACGGGCCAGCTCATCGCGACGCTCATAGGCAGGTCGATCCTCGGGGTTGGCCCAACGAGTCCATAGCAACAAATGGCCGTGGTCGAAGGAATAGAAACCCCCCCCATTTTTTGCCCAGCTACCGGCGCTCATGGTTTTGATTTCTTCGCCCGACTCGCGTTGCTTGCGCTGGTTCTGGGTCGCGGCGTAGTTCCAGTGAACAGAGCTCACATGGTAGCCGTCAGCGCCGTTTTCGGCCGTCAGTTTCCAGTTGCCTTCATAGATGTAGGAGTTGGAGCCACGCAACACCTCCAACCCTTCCGGCGATTGATCCACGATCATGTCGATGATTTTGGATGATTCGCCCAAATGCTCCGCCAATGGCTTTACGTTGGGGTTCAGGCTGCCAAACAGAAAGCCACGATAGGACTCGAAACGAGCGACTTTTGTGAGGTCATGGGAACCTTCACAATTGAAACCCTCGGGGTATCCAGCCTCGCTTGGATCCTTGACCTTGAGCAGTTTGCCGCTGTTATTGAACGTCCAACCGTGAAATGGGCAGGTGTAGCTGGAACGATTGCCGGACTTGTGTCGGCAAAGCATCGCGCCGCGGTGACTGCAGGCATTGAGAAAAGCGTTGAGTACACCGTCTTTGTTGCGCGCGATAAAAATCGGCTGACGCCCCATGGTGGTGGTCAGGAAGTCGTTGTTGTTGGGAAGCTGGCTTTCGTGGGCAAGGTAAATCCAGTTGCCTTCGAAGATGTGCGTCATCTCCAGTTCGAACAGACGCGGATCGGTGAACATCTCCCGCTTGCAGCGGTAGATGCCTTTCTCCTTGTCTTCTTCAAGCAGGGCATTCAGGTAGTCGTTTCCCAGGGACATGGCCAGGGCCTCCATTGTTATTGTTCAGGCCCAACCAGATTAGGCAGACAACTCAGGAGGAAATATCCGATTCCTGCAGATCGCTATCCATTTTGCGCAGTCGACGCGCCATATGGATTAGCGGTATCAGCGCGCAGGATGGCGCACTTAGACGCGGGATTTGAGGGTGTGCGAAGGAAGCTCGCCGAACTGCAAACGGTAAAGCTCAGAGAAGCGACCCAGGTGCAGAAAACCATAGTCCAGCGCCACTTCAGTAAGGCTGCGGACCGGACAGCCCGGGTCGCTCAGGCAAGCTTGAATGCGTTCCAACTTGCGCTGGCGAATGTACTGCAAAGGTGTGATACCCAATTGGCGCTCGAACAGTAAGTACAAGGACCTCGTGCTCACGCTGAGCTGTTGTGCCAAGTGCTCAGCGTTCAAGTCTCGTTTCAGATTCCGGTCTATATAATCGAGAATGCGATCGAAGCTGGCCGATTGTGCCCCGGCGCTTTCGCGGCTGACGTTGGTCGTCATGAGCGACAGCAACTTACTACCGATTATCTGGGCGTAGTGCTCTTGCACCCGCATGATTGGAGTACTGGCCTCGGACTCCTGGCAAATCATTGCCAGCAAGCCTAGGAACCCCTCCAGTTCGTCCAGCTGATAATGATTACGCAGAAAACGTATGCCCGTCGCAGGCCGGAACCACCGCAGCTCATCACATATCGATTCAAGCAAATGCACGGGTAATTTAAGAATGAATTTCTCGCAATCCTGCGAGTACGTCAGGTCGACAGGATCGTCTGGATTGATCAACAGCAACTCGCCGGGAAGAAGGTAGTGCTCACGCTTATGGCCCCGCCACAGACAGTTGCCGCTTAGCAATACCTGAAGGTGGTAAACGCTCTCCAGTGCGGGTGACGTAACACGCACGCTTCCGCCATAGCTGATGCGACACAGGTCCAGATCCGCAAACTTTCGATGGTTCAAGCTGGCCTGGGGGTGGGTGGTTCGAGAAAGGCCGATGCGATGGGATCCAACATGCAGATTCACATAGTCGGACACTGCGTAAGGATCCGCATCCTGAAAAATGCTACTGCGCTCGCTGAGCAGATGGTTATCCATCGTTCTGGCACTCGAACTTGCAAATAATAGAGTCATTACCCTCACCCGAAGAGAAACCCGCGCCTGGCGTGATACGAATGCCTCCAGGCTTAACGGCGTATCGGCAACGACACGCCCCTGTTGGACTGACGATCAAGCAGGCCGCAATCTGAGTGTACACCCACTAAAATCGTCAGACTTTGAATTGCGCCATCAACTGTTGTTGATGATTGGCCAGGTGATTCAATGACTGGCTGATCTGCGCGGATTTCCTTGATTGATCGGAGAGGGACTCGGTGACATCACGTATAGACGCGACGTTCCGATTCACCTCCTCTGCTACGGCACTTTGCTCCTCGGCCGCACTGGCAATCTGTAGGTTCATGTCATTGATGATCGAAACCGCGCCGCTTATACGCTGCAGTGCCGTCACCGCTTGCACGACCTGTCCTGCGCTCCCCTGGGCCTGTTGGTGACTGTTGTTCATCGCATTTACCACTTCACTGGTACCGCGCTGCAACGTCTCGATCACCAGGCGGACTTCTTCGACGGAATCCTGAGTTCGTTTTGCCAATCCCCTCACTTCGTCGGCCACGACTGCGAATCCCCGCCCCGCGTCACCCGCCCGCGCAGCCTCAATGGCCGCATTCAATGCCAACAGATTGGTTTGCTCGGCGATCGCCCGTATCACGTCCAGCACAGAACCAATCTTGCCGCTGCTGGCTGCCAAACCTTCGACTTCTCTGACCGCAAGACTCATGTCTTTAGCCAACCCATCAATCAGTTGGGTGGTTTGCTGTATCACCGTCAGGCCATCCGAGGTCGCCTGTTCCGCACCACGAGCCGCTTGCGCAGCCTGGGCCGCGCTATTGGCCACATCATGGGCCGTTGCGCTCATTTCCTGCGAAGCGGTGGCCACCTGTTCGATTTCCCTGAACTGATGCTCCATCCCTGTACTGGTTTGCTCGGACAGTGTTGCTGATTGGTCTGCGGTTGTACGGGCATCGTGCACCGACGCCTTCACGTCTCGGATTATCGGGTGGAGTTTGTCCAGGAAGCGATTGAACCAACCGGCTAACTGCCCCAGTTCATCACTGCCTTGATAGTCCAATCGTTTGGTGAGATCACCCTCACCGCTGGCGATGTCGCGAAGCATGTTGGCCACGCTCAGGATCGGCTTACTGACGCCGCGGGCGGTCAACCACAGCACAACCAGACCTAACAGCGCGACGCCGCCGGCAAGCCCTGTTTCCCAGAGCGCACCGGACAGGCTTCGCTCATCAAGTTCCTGGTGAAGCGCAAGCGCCGGTTCCAGCAAGATTGCGCGCGGAACCTCTATAACCAGCCCCCAAGGTTTCCCTTCAGGAGTCACCTTCAGCGGCTCCAGAATCCGTAGGCTCGTAAGCGTGTCCATGGCCTGGGATTTACCAGAGCTCAACATCGACAGTAGGTCAGCTCCATCCTCTTGGACGCTTTCCAATGTGCGACCGAGCGAACCCGGGTTATGGCTATCCCCAGCGACCAAACCGGCGGAGCTCACGATTCGCAATGTTCCCCTGCCCTCATAGAGTTTTTGGCTGCCATCCAGGCTGAGCTGCTGCAAGCGGCTCAAGCTGATATCCGCGCCAATGATTGCTACGACTTTGCCTTTTTCGATGACTGGAAAAGCAAGCGTGGTCATCAGTAAAGGCTGGCCAGACGTGTCGTCAAAATAAGGATTGAGCACGCATGGCCTGAGGGTCTGCTCTGGGCAGCTATACCAGGTGTTGAACGGGGTGCCATCCAACATAGGTGTGGTGTCCTCGATGATTTTCTCAGGCACCGCCATGTAACTGTCTGTCGAATCCTTTTGACTCCAGTAAGAAGCAAATCGACCTTTTTCATTACTGCCGGAGGTAGATTCATCCGTAAAGGGCGCGTCCTGGCCGTCCAGTGCATCAGGCGCAAAGACCACGTACAAGCTCAATAGCGAAGGATTGGCTTTAAGGCCATCATGCACCAGTTGATTCAGATCCTGGCGCAGCTCACGGGGATCGGCTCCATGCTTGGTTGCTTGCTCGCGAAGTTGTTGGACTTGGCGAGTAAACTGGTTGCCGTAATTATAGATGTCCGAAAAAAAGCGCTGAGTGGTCTCAGCTTGCTGTTCTCCACGGGCTTCCATGCGGGCACGGGCAGCCGCCTCAAGCATCTGCGAATTGGCTGATTTAACCAGTTCGAGACTGGTGTCCATGCGATACAGGGAGGTACCCACCAGCAGTACGACGGTACACAGCAGACAAAATCCCGCCAATAAAGTGATTTTCCACTTGATGGACACACGCGCGAAACGCATAGATACCTCCCCGTATCCGGGATATTTTTAGTGGGGCTAAATCCATCAAACAATGTGACTGCGCCCTGATTGATGTTTCTGCGCGAACAAAATCTCTTCAGCCTGTTCTTTTTTCAGACCCAAAGTAATCGCAGCACTCGCCCATCAGGGTAAGAGCCTCCTCGAACTCCAGAGCACGCCCCTCTCGCAAGAGGATGTTGGCCAAATGCCCCGCCACCCGCGCGGCGCCCAGGCTGGCTCCGGCCATGCCCTGCCCGGCCTGTTCAGGTGAATTACTCCAGGCGCCAAACAAGCGGGGGCCCAAGCGCGAGAGCTGCTCCCAATGACAACGAGCATCTCCGGTACCCCCGATCACACTCGCATAACCCGCTGGATAACAAGCGACACCGCGGGCCGGGCTGGCCGCAACGACCAGCATTTTCTCAGCACACGCGTTGTAGATAGCCTCGCGCAAAGGCGCACGATCCGCAGCAAGTCCCAGGCTCATGCAAACAATGTCCATTCGATGAGAAGAGGGTTGCGAGACGAACCAGTTGAGCGCCATGGCTACCTGAGCGGCAGTTGTTACCGGCCGCTCACGAAACACTTGCGCGTGGGTAATGATTGCCTCAGGGCAGCTATTGCGAATCACCTGCGCAACTATCGTTCCATGCCCCAGGCGATCGGGTATGCACGCCTCGATCCGCCCATCGGGAAGAAAAGCCAGAGAACCTCCGATTTCCATCAAGGGTCCTCCGCTGTCAATCACACCAATACGGACGGTCATTACTGAACCGTGAACAATCGCAAGGCTGAGTTGTTTGACATGTTCGCGTTGCCTGGCAGTTTCAACTCCCCCACCTTTTCCAGGGTGGCACCGTCATAAATAAGCAGATCGCCCCCAGCGCCACCAATCCAGACATATTTGTTATCGGAACTGATGGTGACGGAGTAAAACGTATGGGGAAGGCTTACTTGCTTGAGAGGTTTCCCGCGCTTTTCCAGATCGAACGACTGCAGCACGTTATAAACGGCATAAGCGCGTTTCTGGTCCGGACTGGCAGCCATTGAAAAATAAATAGTTTGGGTGGGCTCAATATCGTTCATGTGCAGCTTGCCCTTATTCAAATCAAGAGTAAGCAGCCCAGTTTGGAATGTTTCAGGGTTCGCAGGATCCTTATTGCGCAACTTGACATAGTACGGTGCGACCATGAGCTGAGAGTTGTCATACTGGTACCAGACATTCAGCATATCTGGAGGGAAATGATCCTTTTGCGACCATTTCTGGATAGGCATCTCCTCCAGTTGTTTTCCCGATTCAGCATCGAAGACATACATATCTTTGCCCAACGCATAAATCTTTTTCCCGTCAGTCGAGTACATCAACATCGTCACCTGGCGAGGGGCAGGCGCTGTAAACTTCAACGTCAAGGTCTCCGCATCGTATAACGCAATACGGGTGGGCTGAACTTTGAATTCGTTGCGCAATTGCTTCACGGGATTCTGATACACCGCGAGGGTCTTGCCGTCAGGCGAAAGATTCATGCCCCACGTTGCCCAGACACGCTCGTCGGCTTTGCTCATATCCAGTCGGAGCAGATTTTTGCCTGTCTCCATGTCCATCTTTATGACGCTTTGGCTTCCATTAGCCAAGACGTACACATATTTGGCGTCAGGGCTTACTGCGGAAACAATCGGCGTAGCGCCACTGTTTTCAACTACAAAGTCTTTCAGGATCTTGCGGTTGTCCATATCCACGATGAAAACTTTGTCAGGGTGCGCTACAACAGACAAAAAATCTTTAGCCACGGCAGGCGTGACGCCGCTCATTACACCGATTACCGACAGCACGGCGAAGCAGGTTGACTTTATCATTATTATTAGCCCTTGGATTCGGGGAATACGGAATTCAGATTGCGCCAATCTTGAGTTGGATCTGCAGTGTCCTTGCCCCATGTTGGGTAAGTAGACATCGTGTCTGGAACTTGTGCAGGCCACCAGCAAGGGTCGGAACATGCATACAAATCGGCTTCCATGGGCTGGCACAGGTTGGAAACGCCACCAAATCCATCGATTTCCCATCCCGGATCAAAAGAAGTCGAGCAGCCCACCAAGGCATTCATCGCTACAACTTCTTCCTCACGACCTTCGGCGTGTGCTTCAACAAAGGCCTTAGCCTTTGCATTGGCTGGAGTCAAATGTTTCATGGTTTGGCGCTCCGTGGTTCGATATGATTACGGAAAAAGCTTGGATTATTTTTCATTATTCGCACGTAAGATTCGATTCCGAAATCTACCCAGTCACGCAGCAAGTCACAGTAATGATAAACAGGCGCAAATGGATCACCTTGTTTTGCATAAGACTCGTGATAACACCCGCCCGCACAGATAGAGCGAATTCGGCACGTTTTACAACCGAAACTGCTTCGGTCTTGGGCGCCCTCAATGAACGCTGCCAACTTAGGCACATCGATACCGCGATCGACGTTGCCATAGGTCGGTTGATCTGACCCAACAAAACGATGACATAGATGCAGATCCCCATCCTTATCCACGGCCAGCAATCCCAAACCGGCACCACAAGGCACTACTTTTTTAGTGCCCTGTGCGATGTCCGTCAGCAGTTGGTGCATGTTTGAAAAGCCGATATTTTCGCCACGGCAAGCCGCCTCGACATACCGCCGCCCCAGGGTCTTCATGTCGTTGAAAACCTGCTTCAACGCATCGTTATCCAGATTGAAAGACGCAATGGGGCCCGAAGTCGCTGGCCCAAATCCAACTTCAGCAAAACCCAGATCATTCTTCAGGTGATGATGGATACCCAGGACGTCTGTCACTCCGCGGGTCAGTGTCACTCTCACCCCGACAGCCCGTGCGGTATAGCGGGAGAGCAACATCCGTACCTTGCGCGCCACCACGTCATAGGTTCCGTTGCCCCCCACCGTAATGCGGTTGGCATCATGCATCGCTTTCGGGCCGTCCATTGATACTGTCAGGCCAAAGCGATGTTCGTTGAGCCAATCGACCATGGGCTCCGTTAATAGCGTGCCGTTGGTGGTCAACGAAAAATCAATTTTCTTGCCCTCTTGCGCCGCACGGGCTTCGGCGTAAGGAACCATCTCGCGGATGAGTGCGTAGTTGGAAAGCGGCTCACCACCAAAAAAAACAAGATTCACCTGATCCCGATTTTTGGCCTGTTTGAGTAGCATCTCAAACGAGGCCTTGGCAATTTCAAAGCTCATCTTGACGCCCTTCGAGGGAGTCGTGAGATCTTCCTTGTAGCAGTAAGTACAGGAAAGATTGCAGCCGGTATTCACGTTCAGAACAATTGTTGAAAGTGGTATCTCGTCAACCTTGGCGATAACGCGAGGCGATTGCGCAATACCTGGCTCTCGCAGGATGTCCAGGTCGATAAAACTGCTAATACACTCTGCCAGGCTTTCCGGGGAATGCCGGGCACCAAGCTCGGTGCGCATCACCTCGCTGTCGACACTATCGAAGCGACTAAAAAGGTCGTATACGTCGCGACCAACCCCATCAAGCTCGAAAAGGCTGCTGCTGGGGACATGCATCATCATGGCATGACCATCCACATCGATCTGATGCGCGTTATGCCGAATAAGGGTAAGCGCTGTCATGGGAGCCTCAACGAATAGGAGTGTCGACGAAACGTTGGACGGTGACGTAGAGACGCGCCTCGCCCGGGAGAGATTTGCCGTTGTCATCGACGGTGGCGATCACCTTGAGATTGCCAAGGTTGTTAGTGGACATAGGTCGCTCAGGATTGAGACCGGCATCCGCGGGCATGAAGCGGCCGTTCTGTTCGATAGAGCCGGCGTACTTGACGTCCTGCATCTTCGCGGCCCCTTCGTCCCAGTTATCCACCGCCCAGGAAGCATCAAACGCCCCAACACGGATGTCGTCATCGGTTCCCAGTTTCCCGTCAGCGCCCTTGAGCATGCCTATTGCCTCAAACTGCGCGGGGACCTTTGCGATGGGACCACCATTGCCGCCAACTCGAGCGATCGTTTGTTCAGGCTCAACACGAACACCGTCGAGCTTGGAAAAAACCACCAATGGTGCTGTTGCCTTTCCGATACCGACCTTCACAGTGCCCAGAGCTTTTCCTGATGAAAGCTTCATCACGACTTTGTTATCACTCTGAGAAACAACGGTTCCTGTGACACCTTTTGGCAGAACCGGCTGACCTGACAGCCCCACACCGACAAGCGTGATCTCACTCTCTGCCCCGGATCTAAGATAAGACGGGCTGACAGAGAGAATCCGAGACGAGGCATTGGTGGGCATCGCGATCACGCGGCCGCCAATCACTTCATTTGATTTGTCGAACCAACGGCCAGTGAGTGACCCATCTGCATTAAGCGCAAAAACCTGCCGAATTTCCTGCTTACCGTCGCTTAACGTAGCGCGCCACTCACCTTCGCCCAAAAGCACTCCCCGCCCTTGGTACGTCGCTGAACCCGCTTTGCTCTCGAGTACCATGGAAACATCATAGCCCTCCTGCGCTGGCTTCAATGACAGCGTTCCGGAATAGTCGCCACGCCCTGGCTGATGACCCGTCACAATCCAGCTCTCGCCCAATTTGACGTTGACTGCTTTTGGCGCCTGACCAAGGGGATAGTTTTTCGCCAGGAATGGCAGGACTTCGCTATTCACATATGTCCACCAATCCCGATCACGCGCCATGGCCTGAAGCTCCAGCGTCGGGAATTGACCAAGGTGGAAGTTGAGCAACTTCTCCCAGTCCGCAGGCGTTCGACGTTGCAATGCGACTCGCGCATAGGAGTGACATCTGGAACAGGTTTCAGTCATCATCTGATTAGGTGCCACGTCTGTCGCTACAGGCTCCTTTTCCAAGACGTAACGACGTCCCTCGGTTTCCTTCACGCTCAGCCCGCGTGTCTGGGCTAGATATCTCACGACTGCGGTGCGGTCATCCTGGGTCAGCGGAACATGATGGTTACGCATCATCCGCACGACTGTCATATCCCAGGCCTCAGGGGTTTTACGCACGGCGTCTATACGCTCGAAACTTCCATCGGCAGCGATATGACAAGCGGCGCACATGGTATTTAGAACCTGCTCCCCTGTCTGAGCTACCGAAAACGGCGAGATGGCGAGCGCCAACACCGTACTACATGAGATGAACGCAAGACGACGGAGTGGTTTCATCGATCAGAATTCCTTTGGCTCTTCACAGGGGACAAAGCCCATGCTGGCGATTTTTTATAATGTTGACTTTAGTTATTGTTTTATCGCACTCCAAAGCCCGGGGTAGCCTCAGGGTGTCTTGCCACATAGATACATATTTCGTGCCATGCGGCGCAACGCACTGATTTATATATAAAAACACAGCTAAATCGTGGCGAGAGATCAAAGAAGTGATCTATTTCTGAACACGGTGTTCAATGCGTCTCACAGCGAGATACACGCCCGAAGAAACCATGGAACAACGTCTGTTCAATTGGCGGATCAGACCGCCTTTCCCCACCATGAAAGGAAATACAGGGAAGTCCGTCCGGTGGCCGAAGGATAGCCATGGCCAGGCTTTGAAAAGGGCTACATATCGGGTGGCACGGATCGAAACCGATAAAGCCTTAGAAGGTGCGTTAGCGCGAAGCCGCGTCATTCGCTATGATTGCGACATGACTCATGTGTGATCATTAAGCGCCGCACGAAGAAATAGGGGCTGAGATTAATTGCCCTCAGCCCTTGCTCCAACTAACTACTCCATCCTTAATTTACGATAAATAGTGCCGCGAGCCACGCCAAGCTGTTGCGCGGTTGCTTTCACATTGCCGCGATTAGCATCCAGCGCGTCTTGAATTTTCTTCCTTTCAAATTCTTTTAAGGACTTTTCATCTCGTTTGAATTCAGGCTGCACCAAACCTGGGAAGTGCTCAGGAAGAATCGCCAGCCCTTCGCCGGCCAACGCCACAGCCAGTCGAATAACTTGCTCCAGCTGCCTGATATTCCCGCGCCACTCTTGAGTTTTGAGGAGCTCCAATGCCGCAGGATGCATGGCGCCTCCTTGGTAGCGGTGAGTCAATTTGGCGATGATGTTGTCCATATCTTCCCGCTGGCGGAGCGCCGGAATATGAACCTGCATACCATTGAGGCGATAGAAAAGATCCTCTCTGAAACGCTGCTCCTGAATCAGCTTGTGGATGTCGCAGTGGGTAGCGCTGATAACCCTGACATCCACTGGATGTCGTTCTGAACTGCCGAGACGGGTGACCTCTCTCTCCTGCAGTACACGGAGCAGTCGGGTCTGAAGATTGAATGGCATATCCCCGATCTCATCAAGCAACAGGGTCCCCCCATTCGCCTCTTCGATACGACCTTTTGTGCCCCCTCGACGCGCCCCGGTAAATGTCCCCTCAACGTAACCGAACAACTCCGCCTCAATCAGATTTTCAGGTATCGCAGAACAATTTATGGCTATGAATGGAGCCCCGGGATTCAACGAGTCATGAAGTGCCCGGGCGAAAACTTCTTTCCCTGTGCCCGTTTCGCCTTGCAGGATGATCGGAATACTCGCAGCGAAGGCCTTCGAAGCCATGTTGAATTGCTGGTTAAGCGAAGGGTCGTGCCCGATTCCATCGGTAGCATGACGTCCACGAAGAGAAGGTTGGGAGCCACCAGGCAACGATAACGATTGGGCGTAAACCGAGGACCCATCGTTCAACGCTACCAGACTGGGTGAGTGTACAACTATAGACTGAGGTCCCCGCTCAAAAAAGCTATCCCAATCCAGTGAGGCTTCGACTAAAGCAGAAGCATCAATGCCTAATATTTTCTTTGCAACTTTATTGGCTGCACAGAATTTCCCGTTCTGATCGAAAGCGACCAAACCTTGAAAAGGCGTTCCGATCAACCTTGCATCAAACTGGAGTGCTACGATTCGGCAATCTACCAATTCTGAGTACAACCTACTTTCAATGGCCATGGCCGCGATTTTGAGCTGCTCTAAAACGGCAGTTGCATTGCGCTGGCCAATGCCGGTTATGTCGAGCGCCCCCACCAGTTCCCCGCGCACGCCAAAAACGGGTACAGATACACAGAAAAAATTTTCAAATTCTTTTAAATAATGCATACCTCCGCAGACAATAAACGGCTGCTGCTCATGAAGTGTGCAACTGGGTGCGGTGGTCCCGATGTCTACTTCATGGACACGCTTTCCCACTTTTAATGGGTCCACAATGTCCGACGCGGATGCATGCTTGGCATAGACAATTACGCCTTCGAGGTTTACGCAAAACAGTGCCCAGTCTTGCCCGCCAAATATTCCCCATAACCTGTCGATTTCAGGTTGAGCGCAAGCGGCTAAACGCGAATCTGAGCCACTCAACTCATGGGCGCGCCAACGTCCTGTCAGACGCTTATCCCAAGGTGATAGCCCTGCTTTCCTGGACCGTTCCCAAGAACTGGCCACAGCTGGAGGCAGCAAATCCGTCGGCAAGGAGTGTCCATCCAGAAAGCGACGCCGAACCTCATCAAGGCCATGCGTGTCTTTTATATTCATGTGCTGACCACTCATTACCTTTCGACATTCTGGTATGTTTTTATCATCAATAACGGCCGCTCGCATATAATTACATCGCATAAAAAAGCGCCCGTTCAGAACGGGCGCTTTCTCTTCATGATCTTGCAGTTATGTTCGATTCCGCTGCTTACAGGGCATAAGGAGTGGCTTCATCCTTGATGGTCACCCATTGCCATTGAGTGAACTCTTCCCAGTTCGCCGCTCCCCCCACGCTCGTCCCATTTCCAGACGCACCCCAGCCACCGAAAGGATTCACCACTTCGTCATTTACCGTCTGGTCATTGATGTGAAGCATGCCGGTGCGAAGCTTTTCACCGACTTTCATCGCCCGTCCAATGTTCGAGCTGATGATACCGGCAGCCAAGCCATATTCGGTGTCGTTAGCGAGTCGTACTGCCTCCTCATCAGAGTCAAAGGGCACGACAACGGCGACAGGTCCAAAAATTTCTTCACGGAATGCAGGATTATCCGGCTTGACATCGCTGAGCACCGTCGGCTGAAAGAAAAGCTCTTCGTAACGGCCACCGACTTCGAGCTTCGCACCGGCCTGCTGGGCCTCATGGACAATTTTAGCCACTTGATCGCGCTGGTGTGCATTAATGAGCGGCCCAAGCGAGACCTTTGTTGTTGCGGGGTTGCCGACCGAGAGCTTGCCGACTTTGGCGATCAGTGCTTTCAGGAAAGCGGGGTAAAGACTGCGCTGAACCAGGATGCGCCCAGTCGCCATGCA
The sequence above is drawn from the Pseudomonas sp. St316 genome and encodes:
- a CDS encoding sigma-54-dependent Fis family transcriptional regulator; translated protein: MNIKDTHGLDEVRRRFLDGHSLPTDLLPPAVASSWERSRKAGLSPWDKRLTGRWRAHELSGSDSRLAACAQPEIDRLWGIFGGQDWALFCVNLEGVIVYAKHASASDIVDPLKVGKRVHEVDIGTTAPSCTLHEQQPFIVCGGMHYLKEFENFFCVSVPVFGVRGELVGALDITGIGQRNATAVLEQLKIAAMAIESRLYSELVDCRIVALQFDARLIGTPFQGLVAFDQNGKFCAANKVAKKILGIDASALVEASLDWDSFFERGPQSIVVHSPSLVALNDGSSVYAQSLSLPGGSQPSLRGRHATDGIGHDPSLNQQFNMASKAFAASIPIILQGETGTGKEVFARALHDSLNPGAPFIAINCSAIPENLIEAELFGYVEGTFTGARRGGTKGRIEEANGGTLLLDEIGDMPFNLQTRLLRVLQEREVTRLGSSERHPVDVRVISATHCDIHKLIQEQRFREDLFYRLNGMQVHIPALRQREDMDNIIAKLTHRYQGGAMHPAALELLKTQEWRGNIRQLEQVIRLAVALAGEGLAILPEHFPGLVQPEFKRDEKSLKEFERKKIQDALDANRGNVKATAQQLGVARGTIYRKLRME